A section of the Streptomyces sp. Je 1-369 genome encodes:
- a CDS encoding MDR family MFS transporter, with protein sequence MPEKPTEAVLRKAEPQPRSVRVVLMALMITMLLAMLDNMIVGPAMPTIVGDLGGMEHLAWVVTAYTLATAASTPIWGKLGDMYGRKGSFLTAIVIFLVGSALSGMAQSMGQLIGFRAIQGLGAGGLMVGVMAIIGDLVPPRERGKYMGMMTGVMAVAMIGGPLVGGSITDHFGWRWAFYINLPLGAVALAMVTSVLHLPKKKAQGRIDYLGAALLTVGISALVLVTTWGGSEYAWGSAVIMELIGIGVASLVGFLFVQKKAAEPILPLHIFRNLNFSLMAVIGFITGFVMFGAMLFLPLFQQSVQGASATNSGLLLLPMLLSMMAVSMVAGRVTTSTGKYRLFPIAGTILMVTGFYLLAQMDTGTSRLTSGLYMAVLGAGMGFLMQITMLVAQNSVEMKDMGVASSSATLFRTLGSSFGVAIMGALFNNRVHDVMAERAGASGGKVTETTAQLDADHLKLLPAAIRDAYQHAVSAGTHSAFLLGAGISVVALIAAFFVKEVPLRGSGPADKAAGDADKPAGNADKPAGNADGDSARAAGQTTVAEPV encoded by the coding sequence ATGCCGGAGAAACCGACCGAGGCGGTCCTGCGGAAGGCGGAGCCGCAGCCGCGCAGCGTGCGCGTCGTGCTGATGGCCCTGATGATCACGATGCTGCTCGCGATGCTCGACAACATGATCGTGGGCCCCGCGATGCCGACGATCGTCGGCGACCTCGGCGGCATGGAACACCTGGCGTGGGTCGTGACCGCCTACACGCTCGCGACCGCCGCCTCCACCCCCATCTGGGGCAAGCTCGGCGACATGTACGGCCGGAAGGGCTCCTTCCTCACCGCCATCGTCATCTTCCTCGTCGGCTCCGCGCTGAGCGGCATGGCGCAGAGCATGGGCCAGCTCATCGGCTTCCGGGCCATCCAGGGACTCGGCGCGGGCGGCCTGATGGTCGGCGTCATGGCGATCATCGGTGATCTGGTGCCGCCGCGGGAGCGCGGCAAGTACATGGGCATGATGACCGGCGTCATGGCGGTCGCGATGATCGGCGGACCGCTGGTCGGTGGCTCCATCACCGACCACTTCGGCTGGCGCTGGGCCTTCTACATCAACCTGCCGCTGGGCGCCGTCGCCCTCGCCATGGTGACCTCCGTCCTGCACCTGCCCAAGAAGAAGGCGCAGGGACGCATCGACTACCTCGGCGCGGCCCTGCTCACCGTGGGCATCAGCGCGCTCGTGCTCGTCACCACGTGGGGCGGTTCCGAGTACGCCTGGGGCTCGGCCGTGATCATGGAGCTCATCGGCATCGGCGTCGCCTCGCTCGTCGGCTTCCTCTTCGTACAGAAGAAGGCCGCCGAACCGATTCTGCCGCTACACATCTTCCGCAACCTCAACTTCTCGCTGATGGCCGTGATCGGCTTCATCACCGGCTTCGTGATGTTCGGCGCGATGCTGTTCCTGCCGCTCTTCCAGCAGTCGGTGCAGGGCGCGTCCGCGACCAACTCCGGTCTGCTTCTCCTGCCGATGCTGCTCTCGATGATGGCGGTCTCGATGGTCGCGGGCCGCGTCACCACCTCGACCGGCAAGTACCGGCTCTTCCCGATCGCGGGCACCATCCTGATGGTCACCGGCTTCTACCTGCTTGCCCAGATGGACACCGGCACCTCCCGCCTCACCTCCGGCCTGTACATGGCGGTGCTCGGCGCCGGCATGGGCTTCCTGATGCAGATCACGATGCTGGTCGCGCAGAACAGCGTCGAGATGAAGGACATGGGCGTCGCCTCGTCCTCGGCCACGCTCTTCCGTACGCTCGGCTCCTCGTTCGGCGTCGCGATCATGGGCGCGCTCTTCAACAACCGCGTCCACGACGTGATGGCGGAGCGCGCGGGGGCATCGGGCGGCAAGGTCACGGAGACGACCGCGCAGCTGGACGCCGACCATCTGAAGCTGCTGCCCGCGGCCATCAGGGACGCCTACCAGCACGCGGTGTCCGCCGGTACGCACTCCGCCTTCCTGCTCGGCGCGGGCATCAGCGTCGTCGCCCTGATCGCGGCGTTCTTCGTGAAGGAGGT
- a CDS encoding TetR/AcrR family transcriptional regulator, whose translation MGTGTGTSKQQRRGNTRQRIQDVALELFAEQGYEKTSLREISERLDVTKAALYYHFKTKEDILTSIFDDLTRPIDELIAWGHEQPRPVSLETKQQTLTRYSEILIQAAPLFRFMQENQATVRDLKTGESFKDRMLGIYEILKDPQAPMSDQVRCFSALFTMHGGMFVLKDVEGDPEEKRKAILEVAIDLVTRAHTGA comes from the coding sequence ATGGGCACGGGCACAGGCACGAGCAAGCAGCAGCGCCGCGGGAACACGCGCCAGCGGATCCAGGACGTGGCCCTCGAGCTCTTCGCCGAGCAGGGGTACGAGAAGACGTCGCTGCGCGAGATCTCCGAGCGCCTCGATGTCACGAAGGCGGCGCTCTACTACCACTTCAAGACCAAGGAAGACATCCTGACCAGCATCTTCGATGACCTCACGAGGCCCATCGACGAGCTGATCGCCTGGGGTCACGAGCAGCCGCGGCCGGTCTCCCTCGAGACCAAGCAGCAGACCCTCACCCGGTACAGCGAGATCCTCATCCAAGCGGCGCCGCTCTTCCGCTTCATGCAGGAGAACCAGGCGACGGTGCGCGACCTGAAGACCGGCGAGAGCTTCAAGGACCGCATGCTCGGGATCTACGAGATCCTCAAGGACCCGCAGGCGCCGATGTCCGACCAGGTGCGCTGCTTCAGCGCACTGTTCACCATGCACGGCGGGATGTTCGTGCTCAAGGACGTCGAAGGCGACCCCGAGGAGAAGCGCAAGGCCATCCTGGAGGTCGCCATCGATCTGGTGACACGGGCGCACACGGGCGCCTGA
- a CDS encoding M23 family metallopeptidase, with translation MSKRTQSHRPGPSFFRTRVAFIAAGIGVSTALGAGVSVAAGDTKSGGALPGVASNSVQKQAAAQAKKAADVKKAAAAKAAAWVDPVKNYTLSATFGLGGTMWSHKHSGQDFAVPVGTSVGAVHGGTVVKAGPNGAGDGPAYGNAVVIKHDNGTYSQYAHLSQVDVRVGQAVGTGQRIALSGNTGNSSGPHLHFEIRTAPNYGTAVDPVKFLASVGVKV, from the coding sequence ATGTCGAAGCGCACCCAGTCCCACCGTCCCGGCCCGTCGTTCTTCCGTACCCGCGTGGCCTTCATCGCCGCGGGCATCGGAGTGTCGACGGCCCTCGGCGCGGGGGTCTCGGTCGCCGCCGGTGACACGAAGAGCGGTGGCGCGCTGCCCGGCGTCGCCTCGAACTCCGTCCAGAAGCAGGCCGCCGCCCAGGCGAAGAAGGCCGCCGACGTCAAGAAGGCCGCCGCCGCGAAGGCTGCCGCATGGGTCGACCCGGTCAAGAACTACACGCTCTCCGCGACCTTCGGCCTCGGCGGCACCATGTGGTCCCACAAGCACTCCGGCCAGGACTTCGCCGTGCCGGTCGGCACCTCGGTCGGGGCCGTGCACGGCGGCACCGTCGTCAAGGCCGGGCCGAACGGCGCCGGTGACGGCCCCGCGTACGGCAACGCCGTCGTGATCAAGCACGACAACGGCACGTACTCCCAGTACGCGCACCTCTCGCAGGTCGACGTCCGGGTGGGCCAGGCCGTGGGCACCGGCCAGCGCATCGCCCTCTCCGGCAACACCGGCAACTCCAGTGGTCCGCACCTGCACTTCGAGATCCGTACGGCCCCGAACTACGGCACGGCCGTGGACCCGGTCAAGTTCCTCGCGTCGGTGGGCGTGAAGGTCTGA